A stretch of Henckelia pumila isolate YLH828 chromosome 4, ASM3356847v2, whole genome shotgun sequence DNA encodes these proteins:
- the LOC140894381 gene encoding uncharacterized protein has translation MACLNMFNNDPQQQNLYNITPRISFSNDFADQQPPIKLENIYREAPVSSDFEFSVPNYTMISADELFSKGKLVPAKENGVKGGLTTLRDELLVGEDDYENMPPRIAKGTSRWKERFGLHRSNVVSKKMDKNMDRGLERIDELKAHEMAHDNNVFKGVFN, from the exons ATGGCATGTTTAAACATGTTCAACAATGATCCACAGCAACAGAATCTCTACAACATCACACCAAGAATCTCTTTTTCTAACGATTTCGCCGATCAACAGCCCCCGATTAAGCTCGAAAACATCTATAGGGAAGCCCCCGTTTCATCGGATTTCGAGTTCTCTGTCCCAAATTACACCATGATCTCTGCTGATGAGCTTTTTTCCAAGGGAAAATTGGTGCCCGCGAAGGAAAACGGGGTAAAAGGTGGCCTTACTACCCTTAGAGATGAGCTTCTTGTTGGCGAAGACGACTACGAAAACATGCCACCAAGAATAGCCAAAGGGACGAGCCGGTGGAAGGAGAGGTTCGGTCTACATAGATCGAACGTCGTTTCTAAGAAAATGGATAAGAATATGGATCGAGGATTGGAAAGAATCGATGAACTGAAGGCACATGAAATGGCTCAtgataataatgtatttaaag GGGTGTTTAACTGA